One Neodiprion pinetum isolate iyNeoPine1 chromosome 1, iyNeoPine1.2, whole genome shotgun sequence genomic window carries:
- the LOC124210756 gene encoding zinc finger TRAF-type-containing protein 1 homolog isoform X1, translated as MADPSSEAASSSGASDLAAVAAATPIRDEAEKQQVEDFLEPDKKRRKFSRGDGKTEQKLEHRLGGILCCAVCLDLPRAAVYQCTNGHLMCAGCFTHVLADARLRDELATCPNCRIEISKTSASRNLAVEKAVSELPAECQYCAKEFPRNSLERHEETMCEERISSCKYSRIGCPWRGPSHEGAEHETHCVHPHRTGADVMEALRDIDARTLEERRLYDSVFDLLSYEKITFNDLQMKPYRTDEFVHKLFYETSRFTAFNNQWVVKARINNSQRDPTQSSERDMTYQLILKTKTTYPLPLHYLILKGPFGDMKVQPRIHRFDFTEQDNESPYLPLPLPDTAECNRLLAAKAINFRYVHIPRLIMFLASK; from the exons atgGCCGATCCGAGCAGCGAGGCCGCGTCGTCCAGCGGCGCTTCGGATCTGGCGGCCGTCGCCGCCGCAACACCGATACGCGACGAGGCCGAGAAACAACAGGTCGAGGATTTTCTCGAACCGGATAAAAAGCGTAGGAAATTTTCAAGGGGCGACGGAAAGACAGAGCAAAAGCTGGAGCATCGGCTGGGCGGCATCCTCTGCTGTGCCGTCTGTCTCGATCTGCCCCGGGCAGCCGTTTACCAG TGCACCAACGGACATTTGATGTGCGCCGGATGCTTCACGCACGTCCTGGCCGACGCTAGGCTTCGCGATGAGCTCGCCACTTGTCCGAATTGTCGGATTGAAATCAGCAAAACGTCAGCATCGAGGAATCTTGCCGTTGAAAAAGCAGTGTCTGAACTTCCGGCCGAGTGTCAATACTGCGCCAAGGAATTCCCGAGGAATTCTTTGGAACGGCACGAGGAAACGATGTGCGAGGAAAG AATATCCAGCTGCAAGTACAGTCGAATCGGATGTCCATGGCGGGGTCCAAGCCACGAAGGAGCCGAGCACGAGACCCACTGCGTCCATCCGCATCGTACAGGGGCTGACGTGATGGAGGCACTTCGAGACATCGATGCCAGAACCCTCGAGGAACGTCGACTCTATGACAGCGTCTTCGATCTACTCTCCTACGAAAAGATCACATTTAACG ATCTGCAAATGAAGCCGTACCGAACCGACGAGTTTGTCCATAAATTGTTTTACGAAACATCGAGATTCACCGCGTTCAACAACCAATGGGTGGTCAAGGCCAGGATCAACAACAGTCAACGTGATCCGACACAAAGTTCAGAACGTGACATGACTTATCAG TTAATactgaaaacgaaaacaacGTATCCTTTGCCGTTACACTATCTCATCCTCAAAGGACCGTTCGGCGACATGAAAGTACAGCCGAGAATACACAGATTCGATTTTACCGAACAGGACAACGAGAGTCCGTATCTACCTTTACCTCTCCCTGACACCGCCGAGTGCAACAGACTTCTAGCTGCAAAGGCTATCAACTTTCGGTACGTTCACATTCCACG ACTGATCATGTTTTTGGCCTCGAAGTAA
- the LOC124210755 gene encoding EF-hand calcium-binding domain-containing protein 14 isoform X1, with product MDSVAVTVPLRPPTKKMKKRKELDALAAPHAITRRNSGKRSSQVMQQISKELLTDSSDDRSEYWSVSTRGGRKCRGGRRSRSCPGFLRACSAFLACASILATATLIWLFIDVRQQLSALRTELDQVIAGNENVPDTLQKYHSLSRDLQNNQTIIFANLNDIKLQIANFTTQLSTLQHGLHDVQNTIKAAPELSSVPEELKSLKDNQATIGSQVNDLKNTVVSLKSSNTRIQDVQNNLLANITTLENSLATLSNNIQRPEAVLSDESKAQIESMRTEITQLVRNLTLLAENSTQYLKWTTENRKADLKQLGAVQEQVANVSTKIASLENECARITNVATMKDSVAKLSESLKAGNLELEEKLKQLDNRYNTLQNSSDAMLASIIKLQKLTASVTAQDANLTGKVLSRKDVGESSVTKLLGQVSDGGGTNGKSPSQSALDSVPVEPIRKSNTGGDGTT from the exons ATGGACTCCGTAGCCGTGACCGTGCCACTTCGACCACcgacgaaaaaaatgaaaaaacgcaAGGAACTCGATGCTTTGGCTGCTCCTCACGCCATCACAAGACGAAATTCTGGCAAACGCAGCTCCCAGGTAATGCAACAAATCAGCAAg GAACTTCTGACGGACAGCAGCGACGACAGATCCGAATATTGGAGCGTCTCGACTCGGGGGGGTCGCAAGTGTCGAGGAGGTCGAAGAAGTCGGAGTTGTCCTGGTTTTCTTCGAGCTTGCAGCGCATTTTTGGCATGTGCCTCGATACTCGCCACAGCAACGTTGATCTGGTTGTTTATCGACGTTCGTCAGCAGCTCAGTGCTCTTCGTACGGAATTGGACcaag TTATAGCTGGCAATGAAAACGTGCCGGATACCCTCCAGAAGTATCATTCGCTGTCGAGGGATCTTCAGAACAACCAAACGATCATATTCGCCAATCTGAACGACATCAAACTTCAAATAGCCAATTTCACGACTCAG CTATCGACTCTTCAGCACGGGCTTCACGATGTTCAGAATACTATAAAGGCTGCGCCAGAACTCAGCAGCGTTCCCGAAGAGTTGAAATCTCTCAAGGACAATCAAGCGACGATCGGTAGCCAAGTGAATGACTTGAAAAATACCGTCGTCTCCCTTAAATCAAGCAATACCAGGATACAAGATGTCCAAAATAATCTATTGGCGAATATAACAACGTTAGAG AATTCACTGGCGACGCTATCTAACAACATACAGCGTCCTGAAGCTGTACTTTCTGATGAAAGTAAAGCTCAGATTGAATCGATGCGCACGGAGATTACTCAGCTGGTGAGAAACCTCACTCTACTTGCTGAAAATTCGACGCAGTATCTGAAGTGGACAACTGAGAATCGGAAGGCAGACCTG AAACAGTTGGGTGCGGTACAGGAGCAAGTGGCGAATGTCAGTACGAAGATTGCGTCGTTGGAGAACGAATGCGCGAGGATAACAAATGTGGCAACAATGAAAGACTCGGTTGCTAAATTGTCCGAGAGC TTGAAGGCTGGTAACCTTGAACTAGAAGAGAAGCTGAAGCAATTGGATAATAGGTACAACACGTTGCAAAACTCTAGCGATGCGATGTTGGCGTCTATTATCAAGCTCCAAAAATTGACAGCGAGTGTCACAGCTCAAGACGCGAACTTGACTGGGAAAGTTCTTAGTCGTAAAGACGTCGGAGAATCATCAGTGACCAAATTGCTAGGGCAGGTGTCTGATGGAG GAGGGACAAATGGAAAATCGCCAAGCCAATCGGCTCTGGATTCTGTACCAGTTGAACCAATACGGAAAAGCAATACGGGAGGTGATGGCACTACGTAA
- the LOC124210755 gene encoding uncharacterized protein isoform X2, translating into MDSVAVTVPLRPPTKKMKKRKELDALAAPHAITRRNSGKRSSQELLTDSSDDRSEYWSVSTRGGRKCRGGRRSRSCPGFLRACSAFLACASILATATLIWLFIDVRQQLSALRTELDQVIAGNENVPDTLQKYHSLSRDLQNNQTIIFANLNDIKLQIANFTTQLSTLQHGLHDVQNTIKAAPELSSVPEELKSLKDNQATIGSQVNDLKNTVVSLKSSNTRIQDVQNNLLANITTLENSLATLSNNIQRPEAVLSDESKAQIESMRTEITQLVRNLTLLAENSTQYLKWTTENRKADLKQLGAVQEQVANVSTKIASLENECARITNVATMKDSVAKLSESLKAGNLELEEKLKQLDNRYNTLQNSSDAMLASIIKLQKLTASVTAQDANLTGKVLSRKDVGESSVTKLLGQVSDGGGTNGKSPSQSALDSVPVEPIRKSNTGGDGTT; encoded by the exons ATGGACTCCGTAGCCGTGACCGTGCCACTTCGACCACcgacgaaaaaaatgaaaaaacgcaAGGAACTCGATGCTTTGGCTGCTCCTCACGCCATCACAAGACGAAATTCTGGCAAACGCAGCTCCCAG GAACTTCTGACGGACAGCAGCGACGACAGATCCGAATATTGGAGCGTCTCGACTCGGGGGGGTCGCAAGTGTCGAGGAGGTCGAAGAAGTCGGAGTTGTCCTGGTTTTCTTCGAGCTTGCAGCGCATTTTTGGCATGTGCCTCGATACTCGCCACAGCAACGTTGATCTGGTTGTTTATCGACGTTCGTCAGCAGCTCAGTGCTCTTCGTACGGAATTGGACcaag TTATAGCTGGCAATGAAAACGTGCCGGATACCCTCCAGAAGTATCATTCGCTGTCGAGGGATCTTCAGAACAACCAAACGATCATATTCGCCAATCTGAACGACATCAAACTTCAAATAGCCAATTTCACGACTCAG CTATCGACTCTTCAGCACGGGCTTCACGATGTTCAGAATACTATAAAGGCTGCGCCAGAACTCAGCAGCGTTCCCGAAGAGTTGAAATCTCTCAAGGACAATCAAGCGACGATCGGTAGCCAAGTGAATGACTTGAAAAATACCGTCGTCTCCCTTAAATCAAGCAATACCAGGATACAAGATGTCCAAAATAATCTATTGGCGAATATAACAACGTTAGAG AATTCACTGGCGACGCTATCTAACAACATACAGCGTCCTGAAGCTGTACTTTCTGATGAAAGTAAAGCTCAGATTGAATCGATGCGCACGGAGATTACTCAGCTGGTGAGAAACCTCACTCTACTTGCTGAAAATTCGACGCAGTATCTGAAGTGGACAACTGAGAATCGGAAGGCAGACCTG AAACAGTTGGGTGCGGTACAGGAGCAAGTGGCGAATGTCAGTACGAAGATTGCGTCGTTGGAGAACGAATGCGCGAGGATAACAAATGTGGCAACAATGAAAGACTCGGTTGCTAAATTGTCCGAGAGC TTGAAGGCTGGTAACCTTGAACTAGAAGAGAAGCTGAAGCAATTGGATAATAGGTACAACACGTTGCAAAACTCTAGCGATGCGATGTTGGCGTCTATTATCAAGCTCCAAAAATTGACAGCGAGTGTCACAGCTCAAGACGCGAACTTGACTGGGAAAGTTCTTAGTCGTAAAGACGTCGGAGAATCATCAGTGACCAAATTGCTAGGGCAGGTGTCTGATGGAG GAGGGACAAATGGAAAATCGCCAAGCCAATCGGCTCTGGATTCTGTACCAGTTGAACCAATACGGAAAAGCAATACGGGAGGTGATGGCACTACGTAA
- the LOC124210756 gene encoding zinc finger TRAF-type-containing protein 1 homolog isoform X2 encodes MADPSSEAASSSGASDLAAVAAATPIRDEAEKQQVEDFLEPDKKRRKFSRGDGKTEQKLEHRLGGILCCAVCLDLPRAAVYQCTNGHLMCAGCFTHVLADARLRDELATCPNCRIEISKTSASRNLAVEKAVSELPAECQYCAKEFPRNSLERHEETMCEERISSCKYSRIGCPWRGPSHEGAEHETHCVHPHRTGADVMEALRDIDARTLEERRLYDSVFDLLSYEKITFNDLQMKPYRTDEFVHKLFYETSRFTAFNNQWVVKARINNSQRDPTQSSERDMTYQLILKTKTTYPLPLHYLILKGPFGDMKVQPRIHRFDFTEQDNESPYLPLPLPDTAECNRLLAAKAINFRLIMFLASK; translated from the exons atgGCCGATCCGAGCAGCGAGGCCGCGTCGTCCAGCGGCGCTTCGGATCTGGCGGCCGTCGCCGCCGCAACACCGATACGCGACGAGGCCGAGAAACAACAGGTCGAGGATTTTCTCGAACCGGATAAAAAGCGTAGGAAATTTTCAAGGGGCGACGGAAAGACAGAGCAAAAGCTGGAGCATCGGCTGGGCGGCATCCTCTGCTGTGCCGTCTGTCTCGATCTGCCCCGGGCAGCCGTTTACCAG TGCACCAACGGACATTTGATGTGCGCCGGATGCTTCACGCACGTCCTGGCCGACGCTAGGCTTCGCGATGAGCTCGCCACTTGTCCGAATTGTCGGATTGAAATCAGCAAAACGTCAGCATCGAGGAATCTTGCCGTTGAAAAAGCAGTGTCTGAACTTCCGGCCGAGTGTCAATACTGCGCCAAGGAATTCCCGAGGAATTCTTTGGAACGGCACGAGGAAACGATGTGCGAGGAAAG AATATCCAGCTGCAAGTACAGTCGAATCGGATGTCCATGGCGGGGTCCAAGCCACGAAGGAGCCGAGCACGAGACCCACTGCGTCCATCCGCATCGTACAGGGGCTGACGTGATGGAGGCACTTCGAGACATCGATGCCAGAACCCTCGAGGAACGTCGACTCTATGACAGCGTCTTCGATCTACTCTCCTACGAAAAGATCACATTTAACG ATCTGCAAATGAAGCCGTACCGAACCGACGAGTTTGTCCATAAATTGTTTTACGAAACATCGAGATTCACCGCGTTCAACAACCAATGGGTGGTCAAGGCCAGGATCAACAACAGTCAACGTGATCCGACACAAAGTTCAGAACGTGACATGACTTATCAG TTAATactgaaaacgaaaacaacGTATCCTTTGCCGTTACACTATCTCATCCTCAAAGGACCGTTCGGCGACATGAAAGTACAGCCGAGAATACACAGATTCGATTTTACCGAACAGGACAACGAGAGTCCGTATCTACCTTTACCTCTCCCTGACACCGCCGAGTGCAACAGACTTCTAGCTGCAAAGGCTATCAACTTTCG ACTGATCATGTTTTTGGCCTCGAAGTAA